One Helianthus annuus cultivar XRQ/B chromosome 7, HanXRQr2.0-SUNRISE, whole genome shotgun sequence genomic region harbors:
- the LOC110868705 gene encoding uncharacterized protein LOC110868705 isoform X2, producing MAAKVQAKTYFHGSMMDLNNGLCNVMWDPYRDDRNQSYNSFLMSQTMDGYSGYPKEQMRRTILNQESVFKHQLQELHRLYKRQRDLMNEVRMKDHYGFTIPAKAPNSGHFLSQVCSQRRVIDLELPADVEEDNQGVENVHNLITKKPYNLADLNEPIQMEEARNSDYGSTDNIQRQDLSTNSNFWYLQSVPKQSNDHLSRKKTIFGVELCESGHKSPFDSSQSSSRDQNTSSLNHNHWTERHEVFNGKKNLEKQLPHWLMNTKGKETILYQMNLDSLQQHSQQFFKKAEKHQTENVHITKILGVPIQDSAIHTQDTNAETDKNNGILKPRHGIDLNLSFDEDEDLSATPHVPETVVGIASTEIDLEAPATVEAETDDQELVKSAAEAIMSISSSDAPPDDTLLQWFAEVIALECDGNKSVNVNKDEDCIPEGMDYFEYMTLKLQETEVDNRCYKAATVVDDKEDGGLSRKTVTRKGQGKRGRQKKDFQRDVLPGIVSLSRREVTEDLQTFEEAFNGIGVSWQSKRKAGRGRRQLAVVSPTLSPPPAPPPEMAVEQSVCREVALEEKSLSGWGKRTRRLPRQRCQNGGNHQSLALKC from the exons ATGGCAGCCAAAGTACAAGCTAAGACATATTTTCACGGTTCCATGATGGATCTAAACAACGGTTTATGCAATGTTATGTGGGACCCATATCGTGATGACCGAAACCAGAGTTACAACTCCTTTTTGATGAGCCAAACCATGGATGGATACTCGGGATATCCGAAAGAACAAATGAGGCGAACTATTTTGAATCAAGAGTCAGTCTTCAAGCATCAG CTTCAAGAACTTCATCGCCTGTATAAACGGCAAAGAGATTTGATGAATGAAGTTAGAATGAAAGACCATTACGGTTTTACAATACCAGCAAAAGCTCCAAATTCGGGTCATTTTTTAAGTCAAGTTTGTTCACAGAGAAGAGTGATTGATTTAGAACTGCCTGCTGATGTGGAAGAAGATAATCAAGGGGTGGAAAATGTTCATAATTTAATCACAAAAAAACCTTATAATTTGGCTGATCTTAACGAACCAATCCAGATGGAAGAAGCAAGAAACAGTGATTACGGTAGTACTGACAACATACAAAGGCAAGATTTATCTACAAATTCAAACTTTTGGTACTTGCAATCTGTACCGAAGCAATCTAATGACCATTTATCGAGGAAAAAAACGATATTTGGTGTTGAACTTTGTGAAAGCGGGCATAAGTCGCCTTTTGATTCTTCACAGTCTTCTTCACGAGATCAGAATACTTCATCGCTTAACCATAACCATTGGACCGAACGACATGAAGTTTTTAATGGGAAAAAGAATCTTGAAAAACAGCTGCCGCATTGGCTTATGAACACCAAAGGGAAAGAAACGATACTTTATCAGATGAACTTGGATTCTTTGCAGCAACATTCTCAGCAGTTTTTCAAGAAAGCCGAGAAACATCAAACCGAAAACGTCCATATTACAAAAATTCTAGGGGTCCCGATTCAAGATTCCGCCATCCATACTCAGGATACGAATGCGGAAACTGATAAAAATAACGGCATTTTGAAACCAAGGCATGGCATTGACTTGAATCTGTCATTTGACGAAGACGAGGATCTTTCTGCAACACCGCACGTTCCAGAAACCGTTGTCGGTATTGCTTCAACGGAGATCGACTTAGAGGCCCCTGCAACCGTTGAAGCTGAAACAGATGATCAGGAACTTGTTAAATCTGCAGCTGAGGCTATCATGTCCATTTCGTCATCTGACGCACCGCCAGATGATACTTTGCTGCAGTGGTTTGCAGAGGTGATTGCGTTGGAATGTGATGGTAACAAATCCGTAAATGTGAATAAAGATGAAGATTGTATTCCCGAAGGTATGGATTACTTCGAGTACATGACGTTAAAGCTGCAAGAAACTGAGGTAGATAACCGCTGCTATAAGGCAGCGACTGTGGTGGACGATAAAGAAGACGGCGGTTTATCGAGAAAAACGGTGACAAGAAAGGGACAAGGAAAGAGGGGTAGGCAGAAGAAAGATTTTCAGCGCGATGTTCTGCCGGGAATTGTTTCGTTATCAAGGCGAGAAGTGACGGAAGATCTTCAGACGTTTGAAGAGGCGTTTAACGGTATTGGTGTTTCGTGGCAGTCGAAGAGGAAAGCTGGCAGGGGCAGGCGGCAGTTGGCGGTTGTTAGTCCCACGCTGTCACCGCCTCCCGCTCCGCCACCAGAGATGGCGGTTGAGCAGAGTGTTTGTCGGGAGGTGGCGTTGGAGGAGAAAAGTCTTAGCGGGTGGGGAAAAAGGACGAGACGGTTGCCCAGACAGAGATGTCAAAATGGTGGTAATCATCAGTCTCTTGCTTTGAAGTGTTGA
- the LOC110868704 gene encoding E3 ubiquitin-protein ligase KEG, giving the protein MWNFASKCLAGTCGLPFRNRFRKLTQGVQESSDDETSSIISKDDGLECPICCESFNIVENVPYVLWCGHSLCKNCVLALPWAVVKAHPVPVRLPLLITCPWCNLLSPRVVLKGTLKFPRKNYFLLWMVERMSSGTVKVNDAPKLTLSDGQTGRSSGPVVGYSRVVGVHSSIRKVVFLLVEVSAKFPLVLVFLLIVLYAIPASAVILVVYVLLTVLFAVPSFLVLYFSYPSLDWLVREIVG; this is encoded by the coding sequence ATGTGGAATTTTGCATCCAAATGTCTAGCTGGCACATGTGGGCTACCATTTCGCAACCGCTTCAGAAAACTAACGCAAGGCGTTCAAGAATCATCAGACGACGAAACATCTTCCATAATCAGTAAAGACGACGGACTAGAGTGCCCTATATGTTGCGAATCCTTCAACATAGTCGAAAACGTACCTTACGTTTTATGGTGCGGCCACTCGCTATGCAAAAACTGCGTATTAGCTCTTCCCTGGGCCGTCGTCAAGGCCCATCCTGTACCCGTTCGGTTACCCCTTCTAATAACCTGCCCCTGGTGCAACCTTCTATCGCCCCGTGTTGTACTAAAAGGAACCTTAAAGTTTCCTAGAAAGAACTACTTTCTTTTGTGGATGGTTGAGAGAATGAGCAGTGGAACTGTTAAAGTGAATGATGCACCAAAGTTGACTTTAAGTGATGGTCAAACGGGTCGATCGTCTGGGCCCGTTGTGGGCTATAGTCGGGTTGTTGGGGTGCATTCGTCGATTCGGAAGGTGGTGTTTTTGTTGGTTGAAGTGAGCGCGAAGTTTCCGTTGGTGTTGGTGTTTTTGCTGATTGTGTTGTATGCAATTCCTGCAAGTGCAGTGATACTTGTTGTGTATGTGCTGCTAACTGTTTTGTTTGCTGTTCCTTCTTTTTTGGTTTTGTATTTTTCTTATCCTAGTTTGGATTGGTTGGTGAGGGAGATTGTGGGTTAG
- the LOC110868705 gene encoding uncharacterized protein LOC110868705 isoform X1 produces the protein MSAGMAAKVQAKTYFHGSMMDLNNGLCNVMWDPYRDDRNQSYNSFLMSQTMDGYSGYPKEQMRRTILNQESVFKHQLQELHRLYKRQRDLMNEVRMKDHYGFTIPAKAPNSGHFLSQVCSQRRVIDLELPADVEEDNQGVENVHNLITKKPYNLADLNEPIQMEEARNSDYGSTDNIQRQDLSTNSNFWYLQSVPKQSNDHLSRKKTIFGVELCESGHKSPFDSSQSSSRDQNTSSLNHNHWTERHEVFNGKKNLEKQLPHWLMNTKGKETILYQMNLDSLQQHSQQFFKKAEKHQTENVHITKILGVPIQDSAIHTQDTNAETDKNNGILKPRHGIDLNLSFDEDEDLSATPHVPETVVGIASTEIDLEAPATVEAETDDQELVKSAAEAIMSISSSDAPPDDTLLQWFAEVIALECDGNKSVNVNKDEDCIPEGMDYFEYMTLKLQETEVDNRCYKAATVVDDKEDGGLSRKTVTRKGQGKRGRQKKDFQRDVLPGIVSLSRREVTEDLQTFEEAFNGIGVSWQSKRKAGRGRRQLAVVSPTLSPPPAPPPEMAVEQSVCREVALEEKSLSGWGKRTRRLPRQRCQNGGNHQSLALKC, from the exons ATGAG TGCAGGAATGGCAGCCAAAGTACAAGCTAAGACATATTTTCACGGTTCCATGATGGATCTAAACAACGGTTTATGCAATGTTATGTGGGACCCATATCGTGATGACCGAAACCAGAGTTACAACTCCTTTTTGATGAGCCAAACCATGGATGGATACTCGGGATATCCGAAAGAACAAATGAGGCGAACTATTTTGAATCAAGAGTCAGTCTTCAAGCATCAG CTTCAAGAACTTCATCGCCTGTATAAACGGCAAAGAGATTTGATGAATGAAGTTAGAATGAAAGACCATTACGGTTTTACAATACCAGCAAAAGCTCCAAATTCGGGTCATTTTTTAAGTCAAGTTTGTTCACAGAGAAGAGTGATTGATTTAGAACTGCCTGCTGATGTGGAAGAAGATAATCAAGGGGTGGAAAATGTTCATAATTTAATCACAAAAAAACCTTATAATTTGGCTGATCTTAACGAACCAATCCAGATGGAAGAAGCAAGAAACAGTGATTACGGTAGTACTGACAACATACAAAGGCAAGATTTATCTACAAATTCAAACTTTTGGTACTTGCAATCTGTACCGAAGCAATCTAATGACCATTTATCGAGGAAAAAAACGATATTTGGTGTTGAACTTTGTGAAAGCGGGCATAAGTCGCCTTTTGATTCTTCACAGTCTTCTTCACGAGATCAGAATACTTCATCGCTTAACCATAACCATTGGACCGAACGACATGAAGTTTTTAATGGGAAAAAGAATCTTGAAAAACAGCTGCCGCATTGGCTTATGAACACCAAAGGGAAAGAAACGATACTTTATCAGATGAACTTGGATTCTTTGCAGCAACATTCTCAGCAGTTTTTCAAGAAAGCCGAGAAACATCAAACCGAAAACGTCCATATTACAAAAATTCTAGGGGTCCCGATTCAAGATTCCGCCATCCATACTCAGGATACGAATGCGGAAACTGATAAAAATAACGGCATTTTGAAACCAAGGCATGGCATTGACTTGAATCTGTCATTTGACGAAGACGAGGATCTTTCTGCAACACCGCACGTTCCAGAAACCGTTGTCGGTATTGCTTCAACGGAGATCGACTTAGAGGCCCCTGCAACCGTTGAAGCTGAAACAGATGATCAGGAACTTGTTAAATCTGCAGCTGAGGCTATCATGTCCATTTCGTCATCTGACGCACCGCCAGATGATACTTTGCTGCAGTGGTTTGCAGAGGTGATTGCGTTGGAATGTGATGGTAACAAATCCGTAAATGTGAATAAAGATGAAGATTGTATTCCCGAAGGTATGGATTACTTCGAGTACATGACGTTAAAGCTGCAAGAAACTGAGGTAGATAACCGCTGCTATAAGGCAGCGACTGTGGTGGACGATAAAGAAGACGGCGGTTTATCGAGAAAAACGGTGACAAGAAAGGGACAAGGAAAGAGGGGTAGGCAGAAGAAAGATTTTCAGCGCGATGTTCTGCCGGGAATTGTTTCGTTATCAAGGCGAGAAGTGACGGAAGATCTTCAGACGTTTGAAGAGGCGTTTAACGGTATTGGTGTTTCGTGGCAGTCGAAGAGGAAAGCTGGCAGGGGCAGGCGGCAGTTGGCGGTTGTTAGTCCCACGCTGTCACCGCCTCCCGCTCCGCCACCAGAGATGGCGGTTGAGCAGAGTGTTTGTCGGGAGGTGGCGTTGGAGGAGAAAAGTCTTAGCGGGTGGGGAAAAAGGACGAGACGGTTGCCCAGACAGAGATGTCAAAATGGTGGTAATCATCAGTCTCTTGCTTTGAAGTGTTGA